Genomic segment of Ostrinia nubilalis chromosome 10, ilOstNubi1.1, whole genome shotgun sequence:
TAGCTACGAAATTGAATTCCTTGGTGAAGGAGTCCGTGAAGCAAGTTCCCGGTGAAAACATGGCGCAGCCGAACCCCGTGTACAGTTCGACGCCGTCCGCACCCGTCGATATATTTAGCATGCTGAGTAAGGCGCAAGACGATTTCAACTCCAACAAGGGGCAAGGTAACAAGGCGGAATCTAACCTGGCGCGAGCACCAGACATGGCGTCGCAGAGTGTGATGGACTTCTTCGCGAAGGCCGGAAGCGGCGCGTCTTCGCAAATACCGTCTGTGTCCGCTTTGCCGTCTCCTGGGATATTCGGGCCCCGGCAGTCCGACGCGCGCGAGGCGCCCCTGCTACTGCAGAGGCTCATGAGCAACCCGGCCCACTCTGTCGAGCATATAGAGAAACAACAACGCTCTGTTACTCCTCAAGAAGGTCAAAGCTCTAATGGAAGCTTAACCGATTCTTCTATCCGGCAGTGTAGCAGTTATCAGTTAAAATCTACACCAATTGAAAAGCCGAGCCAGCAGAGGATATCAGGTTTGAAGAAGGGGCAGACGTTAGATGTTCTTGAGACTAATGGTCCTAATCCATTAGATCTAGATATCAACTTGATGCACATATCGTCGCCCAAGCCGACGTCACCGTTGGCTTCATACTTGAATCAATCTCAGGATGT
This window contains:
- the LOC135075676 gene encoding mRNA-decapping enzyme 1B; translation: MADTGLRMNFAALKRADPYAREIIDSATHVALYTFEENEWEKTDIEGALFVYSRNGEPYHSLVIMNRLSTNNLIEPVSKGIELQLKAPFLLYRNAKCRIYGIWFYDKDECVRVATKLNSLVKESVKQVPGENMAQPNPVYSSTPSAPVDIFSMLSKAQDDFNSNKGQGNKAESNLARAPDMASQSVMDFFAKAGSGASSQIPSVSALPSPGIFGPRQSDAREAPLLLQRLMSNPAHSVEHIEKQQRSVTPQEGQSSNGSLTDSSIRQCSSYQLKSTPIEKPSQQRISGLKKGQTLDVLETNGPNPLDLDINLMHISSPKPTSPLASYLNQSQDVSLSASSFNGSKMDDVGMYPLINPLNSQQKPALMPPTMFTASSGADVIQPSPEPLTRNQLLQAFNYLLKHDADFVNKLHEAYVKSFSEKAFSVS